Proteins found in one Oncorhynchus mykiss isolate Arlee chromosome 3, USDA_OmykA_1.1, whole genome shotgun sequence genomic segment:
- the snrnp48 gene encoding U11/U12 small nuclear ribonucleoprotein 48 kDa protein, whose product MGTTYTYTYTWACKNQTLQARLRSLEELTEFTENCQRQLNELFETLGWRQDLDNGSVQEPMEVCPYDPNHRVPSRSMERHKATCQLSQMGYSHEEQAEMYDTSLYYENASITSFTMDKHTQQQVILQARASAPSIRTEGLYSQSEYSTDPSEVPQNHKRAICDLTVADRLALFDHVTREAIQQKDQAVATDNEDLYVDLVAKLKKGNDQNEHKSHLELMAEMRDYKRRRQSYRAKNVHNTKKSYTEVIREVINVHSVELSSQWKEEERKEEVRESKHAPHRRRSEDRRSASTESRQSHVSSRDGHGSHHKCQRSKDPSPEQSQERSREKESKKKRKRESCSPDERLHDRKKKKKKKKKKEEK is encoded by the exons ATGGGCACcacctacacctacacctacacctgGGCTTGCA AAAATCAAACGCTCCAGGCTCGTCTGCGAAGTTTGGAAGAGTTGACGGAGTTCACCGAGAACTGCCAGAGACAACTGAATGAGCTGTTCGAGACGCTGGGATGGAGACAGGACCTGGACAACGGCTCAGTTCAG GAGCCGATGGAGGTGTGCCCCTATGACCCGAACCACAGAGTGCCAAGCAGGAGCATGGAGAGACACAAAGCCACCTGCCAACTCAGCCAGATGGGATACTCCCATGAGGAACAG GCTGAGATGTATGACACCTCTCTGTATTATGAGAATGCCAGCATTACCAGCTTCACAATGG acaaacacacacagcaacaagTGATTCTACAAGCAAGAGCAAGTGCACCGTCAATTAGGACAGAGGGACTGTACAGCCAAA GTGAATACTCCACAGATCCTTCAGAAGTTCCTCAGAACCACAAGCGAGCTATCTGTGACCTTACTGTGGCAGACCGACTGGCTCTTTTTGATCACGTGACAAGGGAGGCCATTCAACAGAAGGATCAAGCTGTTGCAACCGACAACGAGGACCTCTATGTTGATTTGGTGGCCAAGCTCAAAAAGG GTAACGATCAGAACGAGCACAAGTCTCACCTGGAGCTGATGGCTGAGATGAGGGACTACAAGAGACGGCGGCAGTCTTACAGAGCCAAGAACGTCCACAACACAAAGAAGTCCTACACTGAG GTGATTCGGGAGGTAATTAATGTCCACTCTGTTGAACTGTCCAGTCagtggaaagaggaggagaggaaggaagaggttAGAGAGTCCAAACATGCCCCTCACAG GAGAAGGTCTGAGGACAGACGGTCTGCCTCCACAGAGTCCCGCCAATCTCATGTCAGCTCCAGGGATGGACACGGCTCCCACCACAAATGCCAGCGCAGCAAAGACCCCAGCCCAGAGCAGAGCCAGGAGCGCAGCCGAGAGAAGGAGagcaagaagaagagaaagag GGAATCCTGCTCTCCGGATGAGAGACTTCATGATcgaaagaagaaaaagaagaaaaagaagaaaaagGAAGAGAAGTGA